A segment of the Triticum urartu cultivar G1812 chromosome 1, Tu2.1, whole genome shotgun sequence genome:
GCGGGGAAGTTATAGGAACATCAGGTCAGGTCAAAAGCATACCATAATTTGAGCATGTAAGCTCAGATGATACATATCGCGGCCAAAATGCTGCCACGTCTGCTTAAACAAAGAGGATATATTGAAGTAGCAGTGACCCAAGCATTGAAGCTCAAACATAAATACATGAGATAATACCATCCATAAAGACTTCCATACAATAGTTCATGTGAATCTGCTGAATATTTTGGCAAATTCCTCTGTCAAAGAAAATGATTGGAACAGGCCAACAGACTCAGAGCCCAAGAAGCAGACACAATAAGCAAGCAGCTAGCATACCAGACAGTTAGAATTtttattacagtagctacaaagGACCACCATAGTAGGAATATACCTCATATAAGTCCTTGACATGTTCACGGAATAACTTCTCGGCCTCACCTTGGCCTAAGTCCGGATTTACAGCACGACCTTGCGGATCCTTCTCAAGTTTTGGTTTGGATTCAGTCCATGATGCCTATGGAACGAAAACAACATAGTTAATGTCAGTTTATATTTTGCAAAGAGGCAACATGCCAATAATCAAAAGTGAGTGTATCCTAATATATCAAAAGGAAGTCACTTAAGGAGCAAAAGAAACAGATCGGCTGAACGTAAAAAAAGTACTATGACAAGTTCTCCCTCTGTAAcgaaatataagagcatttagatcaccaAAGTAGtggtgatctaaatgctcttatatttctttacagggGAAGTACTTAAGACCAAGAAGCATGTACAGTTAAATAAAGAATAAATAAGTCAACCAAATCACCTTTGGATCTTTTATAGTTTCAACAAGCAAAGCCTGATACGAAGACGTGGCATCTTTTCTTCGGATCTTCAATTTTACTCTCTCCATTTCCTGCTCTTCCCTTTCTTTCCTTTTGCGAGTTTCGCGTTCCCTCTCCCTTAATTTGGCCTAACAATGCATACCACAGTATGTGTGAAACCACACGCGATAAATAAAGCATCGTACAGTTCATCAGCTAAGTTGACATACTTGTTCATCCACTTTGGCCTTTGCAGCTTGCTCCACTTCCCGTTCAGCTGATTTAAGTTCTGCTATGTATTCATTAAAAGCATTCTCTCTCTCTTCGTGCTTTACAGCTTTGTACCTTGGATCACTCCGGAAATTTTCTTTCACCTGTATGCAGTAGTATGATCCATGAAAGAAATGACAGATCAAAATTACATAAAATTGACAGATCAAAATCACATACTCCTACAACACTATACAAGTTTGACCCAAGTAAACAATCGGCTGTTTTATGTGAAGTTCAGAAGGGAAGGGACTATTGTAGGGTCACAATTGGTTCACACCAGCTAAACACAGTGATGTCATGCCATGTCAATGTAAACGCCGGAAAGATGAAACCTGTCCATGTGAAGATATATGGCTAACGTATCAAACAGACGATCATACTTCGGTAAAGCACATCCAGATGATTACCGGTTAGTGGTAATGGTAACTAGAAAAAAGGCATCAAAATGACAACTTTAAATCACAAACTTTCACTAGACAATACGGCTCCCTATGTCAGAGCCTCAGAGGCAGCTGTTTGACTTGGTCTATTGGTAAGTTTCAACTTTCCAGAAGAAATGGGCAAATCGACAAGTTACACAAATGTgttactccctccggtcctttttactccgcatattagagttgtatcaagtcaaactttgtaaactttgaccaaatttatattaaaaaatatcaacatATACAATACCAAATATATATACTATGAATCTACATTTCATAATGAATCCAATAATATTAATTTGACAAtatgaatgttgatacttttttctaaaaatttggtcaaagtagagatgcTTTGACTTTGgacaaaacttatatgcagactaaaaaggaccggagggagtacaaaatATCATGAGTACATAATAATTTAAGTTTCACAATAGGAGAACGAACCCATTACTGCTGTCAATATTAGAAGATAACAAAATGAAATAATCTCTCTTTAATCTAAAATTGATTCCTCATCCTGGATCCAACTAAAAAAATCCTGGATCCACGTCATTCCAAACATAGCCAACTACTGTCTCCACTGGAACTGTCGTGTCACTCCACTAACTTTCGCGTCTAATCATGTGCTAAACCCTCAAACCGCCGCTTCACACCATACTACCTATACCTCTCACTGTTCTTTTGTTTCACAAACGAGGAGCGATACTCAAATTTTCGTTGACGGTTCATCGATCTGCAGCTGCCACTTCTGTCAATATCGGAAGCCTTTGGGGTCGCGTGGGTAGGGTAGTACAGGGAAGAGCGTCCAAGCGGCGATAGACACGGAGAAAGCCGTGCACATCTGTGCCTGGTTGTAGATGCCTTCAGATGCAAAGCCTGACCCTGCTGCTGCTGGCGAGTAACCCAAGGAAGAAAGATGGGGTATATTGTGGAGATGGGCGGTTGTTCAAAAATGATGCATTGTTAAACATTACTCCCTCCTTCCCATAACATAGGACGTTTTTTTATACTAGTGTAgtttcaaaaaacgtcttacattatgggacgcaGGGACTACTATTTGGTTTCTGCCAGAATTCATCACATCTTGATGAAGCAATTTTCTAGCCCCCAACCAACATTCCCTTTATGAGGGACTGATTGAGCCTATGCAGTGTTCGCCGTACAGCCTTATTGATTGTGTTCAAGTCATATTTAATCCAAATATGTGAACATGTACTGTGCAACTTATGAGCAAATGCTTTGATTTAGGCATATTATTATTATAACATACCCATCTCTCAAATTGCTTACTGACCAGTCGCTGCCTCAAGGAAAACACGGGAATAAGACTATCTTCACACAGAGAAGAAAGATAATAATATAGACTATCTTCATCACCATAACGTATTTTTTTTCTTAGTGTGGTAAAAGAAGAAAAAATGATGAGAGCACAAAATAACTGACTTCTTTTATTGCAATACAAATACAAATGTCTATACTAATATGTAAGTGCACGTAACAGAATATCATCACAAGGCAGATTATCATATTATCTTTACATAAATCAGATGTGCCTTCTTTGTTATTTAATCTTGACACGAGATATGTAGTGAAATGAGTACAAGGAACTTACTTTGGTCCAACGGCTAGTTGGGATTATATCTTTACATTCTCGAAGCATTGATTTGAAGTCAGTTATGACAGCATTTCGCGCTGATTGAACTTTCTCTTCAAGAGCCCTCACCCTGCTCAAACATTTGAAAATGTGTCAAGTAAATGTTGATAACCCAATGGTTTGATTTGAAAGATGAAACTGAAATTCAATAGGCGGCCATACTTCTCCTTGAAAAGAGCCTCCCTTTCTTTTTTATCCAAGGCTACAAATCTTGGGTCAGCACCCCATTTTCTTTCGAAATCCTGGTAACCTGGTTTTGAATCGATGCCCTGCAATGTATGTATTAAGGCATGACATTCAAGAAAGCAGCAGTTGCAAAAATAAGCAGCCATCGGATGCCCTAATTTAAAGGAAAACCTCAAGTAACTTGTAAAATGAATTAATAGCAATTAGTGAACCTCAGATGCTTCTTCTAATAGCTGTTTATATGCCTCAACGGCAGCCTTCTGAGCAGCTCTCTTCTCTTTTCGTTCCTCGTCAGCACGTGTCCGAACAAAGTGGTCAAATATAGCCCGTCTAGTCGAGTGACTTGGAATAGCCTGTAGTGGGGCAATCTAAAGTTAGTATCATTTGAATATAGAATTACTGCTGTAAAGCTAATAGTAGCAGCAGGCAAACCAAAAGAAAAtatattgtactccctccgttccataattcTTGTCGAACTAAAatatgacaagaattatggaACAGAGGGAGCGCCTTACTACAGTAATAAGCATTATAAAGTAAGTTTCATGTATTTCATGTATGCCAAGTAATCAGTACTTCTACTTAAGCAGGAAGAAATACAATTTAGGGCCTACTTTGGAAAAGGGCAAATTTAGTGTTCTGAACATACAGTGTAGCAATCAGCTAATCATAATTGTTGTACTCCAACATGAGGTTTTGCTTGGAGCCTTGGATACAAATACAACATAACCAGGATTAGAAAAACAGAGCATAAATGGGCAGTTTGGCATTTGCTATGCTGTGCAGCATTGAGCTCCTGAATTTAGTTACTTATGCAGAATCTTTCCTGATTCGAGTAAACTTATTGTTATGGCTCTAAAGAAGAGGTTACCACAACCAAAAGTAGTAACACAGAAGCTACTTAAAGATAAACCAGAACCACAAGCACACAGAACACAGATTCTCTGAATGAGTAATCGCTGTAATTTGAACACAGATCACAATGAACTAGGTTCGTCAGTTTTTTTCCAGTTCGAAGGACAGGAGTTAGCCTTGAACAGCAGATACTCATAAGGACACTTTAGAGTTTACCTTTAACTGCAATCACAGTAAATCTACAGACATAACCACCAATTACAGTATCAATTCAATTACAGAAAGAAGGCACTGACTTTGCATCATTGAAACTTGAACCAAGTTGGATAGCTACGGTTATTTATTTTGATAGGATTAGGAAACTATATCACTGCCTTGAAAGGGAACACCTGGTGCAGAAGGaacaaagaaacaaaaagatcCTTGAGATCATTGGTCAGCATTCACTTTGTTATCCTTGTGACAAATGATAAGTCAAGATATGTTCAGGCTCGCTCTGGCCTTCGGCCAAGAATAAACAGAAAAGCATATAAACGGTTAGGTGTAATGTTATTCTCAGTATTCAGTCATGCAGAAAATCCAACAGTCCATTTAGAAGTTTCTAGTATTTCAATGAAAACCATCTGAATCAAAACTTCTCTTTGTGCGCTATGCGGGAGCTCTCCTCTTTCATACTACTATAGCACTCGGCAATCATAACTCTACACATAAACTACTTGGAAGAAAGATAATGCACCCATACAAGTAGAAATCAACTATGAAAAATTCTACATGGAGAGGAAGTGTCCCTGTTGGCCACAAATGATACTATGGAAGCAGGAGTACGGTCACAAACTTGGCAAACCATAAAGATCTCATGAAAGGCTATAATGACCAATTTCACAAACCTTAAATCGTGAATCGAATACTATTTTTGGCAGTTCCTTCTCCCACTTTGAAAATGGTGCTACTCCTCGTTCCTTTAGCATTTTCTGTGAAAGTTTAAAATGAACCCATGTCATGTTATTACTTCACAGCACCAACAAAAATCAGCAAATTTCATAAATAAACAATTTGCATTCAGTTATCTTGGTTCCGAATAACATAAAGTAGACAAAATTTCGCCTTGCCAAAAAAACCATGAAATAGCATATGGTTACATAATACAAACGAATTGAAAAGGCATCAAAGTTCATTGTCTTAAACTAGCATTTCAGGGAAAACCAAATCTTGTGGAGGAGAAAAAAGCTCCCTCGACATCTATTCTGAAATTCAAAATAACATCATGAAAATTACCTTAAACTCACGAATACAATCCTCTTTACTTGGTCCATGTTCCTCATCATCTGAATCTGAAGAGGAATCTGACATATTTTCATTGCCATTGTTATCCTTTGATTTCTCACCATTTTTTGAACCTTGCTGTTCCTTAGGTGCACCATCAGCTGGTTTAGATCCATTCAACTCGGATGCACTAGATGATGGAGTAGCAAGAGGAGAGGACACACTGAAAGCACCAGCGTCCTGCAATTTCTTCTTTATCAAATCCAAAGCAGAAGGCGATGCAGGGGCAACTGTTTGCCGAAGTGGCAACGAATCACGGCCACCTGTCTGTAAGGCAGGAGTACTTATTTCACCACTCGCCTCTCCCTTATTTGCTACTGTGCCAGCATCCTGCAGTGAAGTTGAACTTCCTTTCAAGTTGCCAGAATCAGCATTCTTGTTGAGTTCAGCCACCTCCGGCGGAAGTTGCCAGCTGCTAACCTGTTCAGCATCAGAATTAAGCCATATACTATAACAAATTCATGCGATACTGAAAGGCTACCCCACCAACCCAATGTAGTATATGTGCTGAGCTTCAAAACCATCATCAAGCACATACCTTTTGTTTATTGTCATAGTAATATTTCTTTCCATCACTTGTAGTTACTATGCTCCAGTCTGTGCCAGCAATTTTGTCCCTGACAAAGTGACAAAATGTAAGGTCCATGAAACACTATTTGTGGGCATGCACAGAAAAACAAATTGGCATGTTTATTCAGGTGAAGAGCAAAAGACCAAAGTGGATAAAGACATTCATAACAATGGCAGCTTCCAGAAATTTACATGCATGTTTGGAACACACTAGAAAGCCACTCAATTATTACAGCAGTCTGCACAAATTCATATATTCCTTGCAGGGCCTACATAGGGTTGGTCCTGACATGCAAAAGTGCATTTATGATAATATCTTAGATGGGTAGTATGGTACGAGCCATGGACAGGGGTGCATGGAAGctttgctatccatgtgccagaaccatgagttggttgcgagatcttatgggtttcacctctagcctacccccacttgtttgggactaaaggctttgttgttgttgttgttgttgttgttgttgttgttgttgttgttgttgttgttgttgttgggtAGTATGTTACCAATCTAGATGGACAGGAAAAGTTGTTCAACAACATCTCAAACATTGATATTTCGCTGTATAATACTGCAATCATATTGAGCTGGAATACAACAAATAGAACATGTGAAATCATGCCAGATAATACAAGAAAACTAAAATATCCTGCCTTGTGGCGCCAATATCAAAATGTAACCAAGAGCAGGCTGGTCTTTTACACTACTCATAATTGCATTTTGTGGTTTATACTTTATACTATTTACCGATCGTCCCACATTTAACAAGACCTTATAATTAGTTGCTGTGCACATTATCATCCACAGGAAATTGTAGGTACAAGATGTTTTGTAAAACGCCTAAGAGTATAGAAGTGGGTCTGATCAAATTCAAGAAGGTTCTTACAACCCTCATATGCCAACATAAATTAGCCAAAGTAGCACAGGGTAAAATGAGCAGTTGCACGACATACCAAGAAGCTGGAACTGGTTGAGCTGCAACCTTCTCGAGCTATAGCAGAACAGGAAAAATGAGTTAGTTACATTGTGGTGCTAAATTGCCATGTCACAGACTAGAATGAAGTTATATTACTTGATAAAGCTATTCTTCGGTGCAACTACCTCCCCCTTATAAC
Coding sequences within it:
- the LOC125507996 gene encoding pre-mRNA-processing protein 40C isoform X2, with product MLQVKWIFAFNRLSQALMARPMPPAALQPPAPRQYFGNRPSFSYNVVSHANASLPTGQQFQLDTRTNHAVQVPMFAPPASLQPPAPGQLPRPGAPFPGPMAPNPPASIRLPFPVPPRMPNILYGANPQQGNLDVGASKSDAPSAPEVSPHTVQSLPPRPEGFGAVGGSAPGQRPSNLSTPPSLLQRPTGPAPSLPQTSPSGAAPGAVPRATQQQFYPSYPSAPSYPSAPGNPPQPLWGYPPQPTGFQQAPFHSYPPGSLGPLGTPMVGTSSVTTSLPNIQPPGITTGDPKEQPSVNPGSVQSIHTSVEQHPTGLEDRSMAGVQDSDAWSAHKTEAGVLYYYNALTGESTYQRPPGYKGELEKVAAQPVPASWDKIAGTDWSIVTTSDGKKYYYDNKQKVSSWQLPPEVAELNKNADSGNLKGSSTSLQDAGTVANKGEASGEISTPALQTGGRDSLPLRQTVAPASPSALDLIKKKLQDAGAFSVSSPLATPSSSASELNGSKPADGAPKEQQGSKNGEKSKDNNGNENMSDSSSDSDDEEHGPSKEDCIREFKKMLKERGVAPFSKWEKELPKIVFDSRFKAIPSHSTRRAIFDHFVRTRADEERKEKRAAQKAAVEAYKQLLEEASEGIDSKPGYQDFERKWGADPRFVALDKKEREALFKEKVRALEEKVQSARNAVITDFKSMLRECKDIIPTSRWTKVKENFRSDPRYKAVKHEERENAFNEYIAELKSAEREVEQAAKAKVDEQAKLRERERETRKRKEREEQEMERVKLKIRRKDATSSYQALLVETIKDPKASWTESKPKLEKDPQGRAVNPDLGQGEAEKLFREHVKDLYERCRRDFRALLSEAIAPDAATRTTEGGKTVVISWSEAKDLLRSDPRYSKVASKDRESMWRRYADDMVRKLKQPDTEKPDTNARQQQQRQQQRRSSDPPRRR
- the LOC125507996 gene encoding pre-mRNA-processing protein 40C isoform X3, whose amino-acid sequence is MPMLACLLRTNHAVQVPMFAPPASLQPPAPGQLPRPGAPFPGPMAPNPPASIRLPFPVPPRMPNILYGANPQQGNLDVGASKSDAPSAPEVSPHTVQSLPPRPEGFGAVGGSAPGQRPSNLSTPPSLLQRPTGPAPSLPQTSPSGAAPGAVPRATQQQFYPSYPSAPSYPSAPGNPPQPLWGYPPQPTGFQQAPFHSYPPGSLGPLGTPMVGTSSVTTSLPNIQPPGITTGDPKEQPSVNPGSVQSIHTSVEQHPTGLEDRSMAGVQDSDAWSAHKTEAGVLYYYNALTGESTYQRPPGYKGELEKVAAQPVPASWDKIAGTDWSIVTTSDGKKYYYDNKQKVSSWQLPPEVAELNKNADSGNLKGSSTSLQDAGTVANKGEASGEISTPALQTGGRDSLPLRQTVAPASPSALDLIKKKLQDAGAFSVSSPLATPSSSASELNGSKPADGAPKEQQGSKNGEKSKDNNGNENMSDSSSDSDDEEHGPSKEDCIREFKKMLKERGVAPFSKWEKELPKIVFDSRFKAIPSHSTRRAIFDHFVRTRADEERKEKRAAQKAAVEAYKQLLEEASEGIDSKPGYQDFERKWGADPRFVALDKKEREALFKEKVRALEEKVQSARNAVITDFKSMLRECKDIIPTSRWTKVKENFRSDPRYKAVKHEERENAFNEYIAELKSAEREVEQAAKAKVDEQAKLRERERETRKRKEREEQEMERVKLKIRRKDATSSYQALLVETIKDPKASWTESKPKLEKDPQGRAVNPDLGQGEAEKLFREHVKDLYERCRRDFRALLSEAIAPDAATRTTEGGKTVVISWSEAKDLLRSDPRYSKVASKDRESMWRRYADDMVRKLKQPDTEKPDTNARQQQQRQQQRRSSDPPRRR